A genomic window from Chitinophaga pollutisoli includes:
- a CDS encoding segregation/condensation protein A: MSEQDIYKISLPQFEGPFDLLLFFIERDELDIYDIPITTLTNEFLDFIHKMEQLNIELASEFILFISTLMRIKAKMLLPRKELDAAGNEIDPRQELVDKILEYKRFKQAAIELAEKEADRMLAMKRGNIQKELAEIGELTSEGSEVQTLTLFKLTKTFEKVMQRVKERSNKPQHVVYKYDYTMEGSREYMMDLARAEKTIAFEKIFDHCKDRVHAIFLFLGMLELVQAKYLSIMVGEGRNNFIIDYVDPSDRPEEEVVVFED; encoded by the coding sequence GGATATTTACAAGATCAGTCTGCCGCAGTTCGAAGGCCCCTTCGACCTGCTGTTGTTCTTCATCGAGCGCGACGAGCTGGATATTTACGATATTCCCATCACGACGCTGACGAATGAATTCCTGGATTTCATCCATAAAATGGAGCAGCTCAACATCGAGCTGGCCAGTGAGTTCATCCTGTTCATTTCTACGCTGATGCGCATTAAAGCGAAGATGCTGTTGCCCCGTAAGGAGCTGGATGCGGCGGGGAACGAGATTGACCCGCGGCAGGAACTGGTGGACAAGATCCTGGAATATAAGCGCTTCAAGCAGGCGGCCATCGAGCTGGCCGAGAAAGAGGCAGACCGGATGCTGGCCATGAAGCGTGGCAATATCCAGAAAGAACTGGCGGAGATCGGGGAGCTGACGAGCGAGGGGTCCGAAGTGCAGACGCTGACGCTCTTCAAGCTGACGAAGACCTTCGAGAAGGTGATGCAGCGCGTGAAAGAACGGTCCAACAAGCCCCAGCACGTGGTGTACAAGTACGACTACACCATGGAAGGCAGCCGCGAATACATGATGGATCTGGCCCGCGCCGAGAAAACCATCGCGTTCGAGAAAATTTTCGATCACTGTAAAGACCGCGTGCATGCCATCTTCCTGTTCCTAGGGATGCTGGAGCTCGTACAGGCCAAATACCTCAGCATCATGGTAGGAGAGGGCCGCAACAATTTTATCATCGACTACGTAGATCCTTCCGACCGGCCGGAAGAAGAAGTCGTGGTTTTTGAAGATTAG